The proteins below come from a single uncultured delta proteobacterium genomic window:
- a CDS encoding Chloramphenicol acetyltransferase encodes MNTYRILTKESWPRWELFTFYRKFDDPSFNVSVALDAHRLHACAKDRGESFFLLALYAILRAANAVPQIRQRILGDTVAEFDAIAVMTPVMTEQEMFRQIWCEHAPTFAAFAADAAPKVAAAKRDAPSPMEEHGEDFLCASCLPWLHFTSVTQAEYHFGQAIPILAWGKMHNNLVPISCKFNHAFVDGLHASRFFAHIEKSFADPDALWMPDGGIAPF; translated from the coding sequence ATGAACACATACCGTATTCTCACCAAAGAGAGCTGGCCGCGTTGGGAGCTTTTCACCTTTTACCGGAAATTCGACGACCCCAGCTTCAACGTTTCCGTCGCGCTTGACGCGCACCGTTTGCACGCGTGCGCCAAAGACCGGGGCGAGTCTTTTTTTCTGCTGGCGCTGTATGCCATTTTGCGGGCGGCAAACGCCGTTCCCCAGATCCGGCAGCGGATCCTGGGCGATACAGTGGCGGAGTTCGACGCCATCGCCGTGATGACGCCCGTCATGACCGAGCAGGAGATGTTCCGCCAGATCTGGTGCGAGCATGCCCCCACCTTTGCCGCGTTCGCCGCGGACGCCGCGCCCAAAGTGGCGGCCGCCAAGCGGGATGCCCCTTCCCCGATGGAGGAGCACGGCGAGGATTTCCTCTGCGCGAGCTGTCTGCCCTGGCTCCATTTCACCTCGGTGACGCAGGCCGAATACCACTTCGGGCAGGCCATCCCGATCCTGGCCTGGGGCAAGATGCACAACAACCTTGTGCCGATCAGCTGCAAGTTCAACCACGCGTTTGTGGACGGGCTTCACGCCTCCCGGTTTTTCGCGCATATCGAGAAAAGCTTCGCCGATCCGGACGCGCTGTGGATGCCCGATGGCGGGATCGCGCCGTTTTGA